From Actinoplanes oblitus, a single genomic window includes:
- a CDS encoding protein kinase: MNVDGALEAAERWMSLPRHRNVRICHYAEIVDGHPRLDVEQVDGGPVRDLVDAASPLDRVLDIAIQTAWGVGHAHRHGVAHGDLGAGSVLMTPDGTVKVTGFGVARETARRADVAGVVTLVRELGGPALPVPLAELLDRCLDDGPPVADVAAGLVRMYRQQCGRPYPRPAPQPLPRTSDELSDHGLVLAALGRTEAARSAFGQALALHPGHPEATYNDGLLRWRAGELTDDRLLTALDAIGTGSPPWQGGHLRGEVHLERGDAAAALPLLLEASRAAGDNIQVETAFRYAVHAERPPRPQPRTVRVRPGIRTDSLHGGPGHQVDHVRLSADGRIAVTAGNETVQAWDTRSGRCLSEAHEHAGKASALHITADGRHVLSGARDGTVSWRALRDGQLLRRFRTGEQVVDVWAGDDARTAVITVESRFQVWDLRDGRLLRAIDHDGPIVAAAVSADGRRAVSAGRDHVVRLWDLPTGQCLLRLDGHTSRVHALRLSADGRVAVSAGEYDPVIRVWDLAGGRCRHLLTGHVREARGLAVSPDGRYALSGGGTDHTVRLWELAAGRCLRTFASEYDDTVALSADGRVAAAGGLTGVVRVWDVPAPTGHAAPLQPCRPRSSTEAEALAAAASSILDRAELAIAEERFDAAHALLAGLRTDRRHDRTPRALRAWQRLSARVDRVAVEDVLVARTLGGHTDRVASICAGPDGRIAVSGGRDGTLRVWDLASGECRRTLTGHTGAVLSVAASGDGRTVVSAGRDKTVRVWELDSGRCVRTLTGHDSLVYAVAVSADGRRAVSGARDGDRLLVWDLDSGDSIHRLGGHTGGVPTVAITADGRRAVSGSHDGTARVWDLDTGDCVRVLDASHQGFAVAAVRLGAGGDRVLTVDAGGRARLWDLTSGARPRTFAPDWSGCTDVRLSDDGRYALAAGDRLLRLYDLATGDPAYDLPDRPAEISAVCLSPDGRFVAAACRDTTVRTWELTWRLRPTADRRVLARPLVEESVAQGSNVIGADHEGG; encoded by the coding sequence GTGAACGTCGACGGCGCGTTGGAGGCGGCCGAGCGCTGGATGTCGCTGCCCCGGCACCGCAACGTGCGTATCTGCCACTACGCCGAGATCGTGGACGGCCACCCGCGCCTCGACGTCGAACAGGTCGACGGCGGCCCGGTGCGCGACCTGGTCGATGCCGCGTCGCCTCTGGACCGGGTTCTCGACATCGCGATCCAGACCGCCTGGGGGGTCGGCCACGCGCACCGGCACGGCGTCGCCCACGGGGACCTCGGGGCCGGCAGCGTGCTGATGACCCCGGACGGCACCGTCAAGGTCACCGGCTTCGGCGTCGCGCGGGAGACGGCCCGGCGAGCCGACGTGGCAGGCGTCGTGACGCTGGTGCGCGAGCTGGGCGGGCCGGCGCTGCCGGTGCCGCTCGCGGAGCTGCTCGACCGCTGCCTGGACGACGGGCCGCCGGTGGCGGACGTCGCGGCCGGCCTGGTGCGGATGTACCGGCAGCAGTGCGGCCGGCCGTACCCGCGCCCGGCGCCGCAGCCGCTCCCCCGCACCTCCGACGAGCTGAGCGATCACGGCCTGGTGCTGGCCGCCCTCGGCCGCACCGAGGCCGCCCGGTCCGCGTTCGGCCAGGCCCTGGCCCTGCATCCGGGGCATCCGGAGGCGACCTACAACGACGGGTTGCTGCGCTGGCGCGCCGGTGAGCTGACCGACGACCGGCTGCTGACCGCCCTGGACGCGATCGGGACCGGGAGTCCGCCGTGGCAGGGCGGCCATCTGCGCGGCGAGGTCCATCTCGAGCGCGGTGACGCCGCGGCGGCGCTGCCGCTGCTGCTCGAGGCCTCCCGGGCAGCCGGCGACAACATCCAGGTCGAAACCGCTTTCCGGTACGCGGTGCACGCCGAGCGCCCGCCCCGCCCGCAGCCGCGAACGGTGCGTGTCCGGCCGGGAATCAGAACCGACTCGTTGCACGGGGGCCCGGGGCACCAGGTCGACCACGTACGCCTGAGCGCGGACGGGCGGATCGCGGTGACCGCCGGCAACGAGACGGTCCAGGCGTGGGACACCCGGTCCGGCCGATGCCTGAGCGAGGCGCACGAGCACGCCGGCAAGGCCAGCGCGCTGCACATCACCGCCGACGGGCGACACGTGCTGTCCGGCGCCCGCGACGGGACCGTCTCGTGGCGCGCGCTCCGGGACGGACAGCTGCTGCGCCGGTTCCGGACGGGTGAGCAGGTCGTCGACGTGTGGGCTGGCGACGACGCGCGGACCGCCGTGATCACCGTCGAGAGCCGGTTCCAGGTGTGGGACCTGCGCGACGGCCGGCTGCTGCGCGCCATCGACCACGACGGTCCGATCGTGGCGGCCGCGGTGTCCGCCGACGGCCGGCGCGCCGTGTCGGCCGGCCGCGACCACGTCGTCCGGCTGTGGGATCTGCCGACCGGGCAGTGCCTTCTGCGCCTTGACGGTCACACCTCCCGGGTGCACGCGCTGCGGCTCAGCGCCGACGGCCGGGTGGCGGTCTCCGCGGGCGAGTACGACCCGGTGATCCGGGTCTGGGACCTGGCCGGCGGACGGTGCCGGCACCTGCTCACCGGGCACGTCCGCGAGGCGCGCGGGCTGGCCGTCAGCCCGGACGGCCGGTACGCGCTGTCCGGCGGCGGGACCGACCACACGGTACGGCTGTGGGAGCTGGCGGCGGGCCGCTGCCTGCGCACGTTCGCCAGCGAGTACGACGACACGGTGGCGCTGAGCGCGGACGGCCGGGTCGCGGCGGCCGGCGGGTTGACCGGCGTGGTGCGGGTGTGGGACGTACCGGCACCGACCGGTCATGCCGCGCCGCTCCAGCCGTGCCGGCCCCGCTCGTCCACCGAGGCGGAAGCGCTCGCCGCCGCCGCGAGCTCGATCCTCGACCGGGCGGAGCTGGCGATCGCCGAGGAGCGGTTCGACGCGGCGCATGCCCTGCTGGCCGGGCTGCGCACCGACCGGCGGCACGATCGGACGCCGCGAGCGCTGCGTGCCTGGCAGCGGCTCAGTGCGCGGGTGGACCGCGTCGCTGTCGAGGACGTCCTGGTCGCCCGGACACTCGGCGGTCACACCGACCGGGTCGCGTCGATCTGCGCCGGCCCGGACGGCCGGATCGCGGTGTCCGGCGGCCGCGACGGGACACTGCGGGTGTGGGATCTGGCGTCGGGAGAATGCCGGCGCACCCTCACCGGTCACACCGGCGCGGTGCTGTCGGTGGCGGCGAGCGGTGACGGTCGTACTGTCGTGTCCGCCGGCCGGGACAAGACGGTCCGCGTCTGGGAGCTCGATTCCGGGCGGTGCGTGCGCACCCTGACCGGGCACGACAGTCTCGTGTACGCGGTGGCGGTCAGCGCCGACGGACGCCGGGCCGTGTCGGGCGCGCGGGACGGCGACCGGCTGCTGGTGTGGGACCTGGACAGCGGCGACAGCATCCACCGCCTCGGCGGGCACACCGGTGGGGTGCCCACGGTGGCGATCACCGCCGACGGGCGGCGGGCCGTCTCCGGCAGCCACGACGGCACCGCCCGGGTGTGGGATCTCGACACCGGGGACTGTGTCCGCGTCCTCGACGCATCGCATCAGGGCTTCGCGGTCGCCGCCGTCCGGCTCGGTGCCGGCGGTGACCGGGTTCTCACCGTCGATGCGGGCGGCCGGGCCCGGCTGTGGGACCTCACCTCCGGCGCCCGCCCGCGCACCTTCGCGCCGGACTGGTCCGGGTGCACCGACGTGCGGCTCAGCGACGACGGCCGGTACGCGCTGGCCGCCGGCGACCGGCTGCTGAGGCTGTACGACCTGGCGACCGGCGACCCGGCGTACGACCTGCCGGATCGGCCGGCGGAGATCTCCGCGGTCTGCCTGAGCCCGGACGGCCGTTTCGTCGCCGCCGCCTGCCGCGACACGACGGTACGCACCTGGGAGCTGACCTGGCGGCTGCGACCCACCGCCGACCGTCGCGTGCTCGCGCGGCCTCTTGTCGAGGAGAGCGTCGCTCAGGGCAGCAACGTCATCGGCGCCGACCACGAAGGCGGATGA